GATCGGTTATTTCAGTCACGGGAGTTGCTAAACGATTCCAAGGGCTGTGTAATCAGTCTTTCCCGGAGTCCGCTCATACGTAGGAGATCCGTGTGACACGTCCCGGCGTCGTCCGGAACCGCCAGGTCCGGCTCTCCTCGCGGGCCGGATCGACGCGGTCGACCTGTCGAAGCCCCTGTTTGATACAGGACCACCAGCTCTGCTGGCTGGCGTAGCCGGCCGGATAATCGTCGTACAGTTCGTCGACGAAGTCGCTCCGGGTCGCCTCCTCGACGTCTTTGAGATAGGCGAGTGCGGCTCCGACGGCACGGCGGCGGCGGGCCTGGAGGTCATCGTCCCAGCCGGGTACGTCGAGTTCGTCGAGGTCGGTGATGTCCTCGCCCAGTCGTCTATCGTCCGAGAGTGTCTCCCGTGAGCTGTAGTCGATCCCACTTCCGAGACCGTCACCGAGCTGTTCCCGTGTCTGGGTCACCGCTCGCTGGACGAACTCGTCGAAGCGCTGTCCCTCGACCGACGACAGGGCGTCCGCAGCGGCTTCCAGTTCCCTGTCTTCGATACGTGCGACGGTGTCTTCCTCGCCGGCGATCGTCAACCCACCCTCGCCGGCGGCGGCACTGGCAACAGCGGCGACATCCGCATCGGCATCGATGTCGTCACGTCGGCGCGCGTACGCGCCGAGACGGCGCCCTCGCTGGCTGTCGTCCTCGACCGCGAATCGGTTGGCGACGAGCCACCCGAGGTAGCTCTCGATCTCGTCGAAATCCAGCAGGTCGGCCTCGACAGCGAGTGACCTGGCGGTCTCGTCGTCGACGGTGAGTTCCAGCGACCGCATTCGTCACTGTCTTTGCCCGACTCACTCATAAAAGTAGCCTCGAAGAACGCCACTGGAGACGGGGTCCAAACGGGACTCGGGTCAGCTCAGAACTCCTCTTCCCCGCCGAATTCTTCTTCGCCGCCGAACTCCTCCTCGAACCCTTCTTCCTCGAACCCGTCTTCCTCGAATTCGTCTTCCTCGCCGCCGAGTGCGCCGGCGATTGTCCCGAGGATACCACCCTCTTCCTCCTCTTCTTCCTCTTCTGCCTCCATCTCGATGTCGATGTCCCTGTCTTTGTGGTGGTGACTGCTGTGGTCCGTCAGCTGTTCGAGTTCACCAGGGTCGAGCCAGACCCCGCCACAGTCCGGACAGTAATCGACGGTGACTCCGTGTTCCCGGCGCTGGTCTAAGGTGGCTCCACACGACAGACAGTGCAGGTCGTCTCCTGTTGTCATATGACAGCTATATATCGAGTTCCGTAAAAACGTTCCCCCGCCGATCGCAGTAAGGTCTTTACATGGGCCACCGCTACCGCCGGGTATGATATCACTCGAAGAGGCGGTGACGGCGCGCCTCGAATCCCACGGCCAGCGGTTCGAGGTACTCGTCGACCCGGACGCAGCCCTCGCCATCAAGCGCGACGAGTTCGAGGGGGACCTGGAAGACGTGATCGCGGCCGAGGACATCTTCGAGGACGCGTCTCGCGGTGACCGGCCGCCGGAGAGCAGTCTAGAGGAGGTCTTCGACACGACGGACCCCCTGGAGATCATCCCCGAGGTCATCAAGCAAGGGGAGATCCAGATCACGGCCGAGCAACGCCGCGAGATGCAAGAACAGAAGCACAAACAGCTCGTCCAGCGTATCACGCGAAACGCCGTCAACCCGCAGATGGACGACGCACCCCACCCGCCCGAGCGGATCGAGTCGGCCCTAGAGGAGACGGACTTCCGGGTCGATCCGATGGAACCGGTCGAGAGCCAGGTCGACGACGCGTTGGACGCGTTGCGTCCCGTCATCCCGATTCGGTTCGACGAGATCACCGTCGCGGTCCAAGTGCCGGCGGACTACGCGGGTAGCGCGCAGGCACAGATCCGCCAGTTCGGCGACCTCGAACGCGAGGAGTGGCAATCTGACGGCTCCTGGGTGGGTGTGCTGACCTTCCCGGCGGGACTGCAAAACGACTTCTACGACCTCGTCAACGAACACACGAGCGGCCAGGCCGAGACACAGATAATCAAAGACGAGGACGAACTCAGTACTCGGTAGCGTCACCCCTTCTTGAACCCGACGAAGAAGCCGGTCGCGAAGCCGGCACTGACCGGCAATGCCGAGAGCAGCGAGGTGATCCAGGACGGTGGCGTGCCGGTCGTCGCACCACCCGCCGAACTCGTCGCGTTCTGTGCGGCCCCGCCGATGGCCGACCAGTTGACTTCGAGGATACCACGGGTTTCGAGGAACTTGAACAGGGCCAGTTCTAGGCCGACGAGGATCGCGATGAGCTTCGCGATCTTCTTCGCGGCGAACCCGATTATCCCACCGATGAGCGCGCCGCCCCCCGCTTCGAGCCCCATCTGTTGGAGGTTGAACTCGACCATAGACCAGAGCAGACGGGCACACGTTAAGACCTTTGTGTCCCCTCGAATCCGACAGTCGAATTGAATTTAAATACTCCCGGGCCATACTCCTCGGTAAGTGACAGCAAGACAGTCCACCGAACGCGCTGTGGTCGCAAAACGGGTCGACAGTGGGACCGCAGCGACGACAGAGATCAGAGAGCTTACACGGGCAGCCGGCTACGAGATCGCCGGCGAGATCACCCAGACCCGGACGGAGGACCCGGCCTACCACATGGGCGAGGGGAAGATCGTCCGGCTGAGCAACGTCGTCGCACGCGAGGAGGCGACGGTCGTCATCTTCGACAACCAGCTCGGTCCCTACCAGACCTACAACATCGGGAACAAGCTCCCGACCGGCGTCAGGGTGATCGACCGCTTCCGTCTCATCATCGAGATCTTCGGTCAGCGGGCACAGACCCGGAAAGCACAGCTCCAGGTCGAACTGGCGGAGTTGCGCTACGAACTCCCGCGGGCCGAGGCGAAGGCGAGCCTGGCCAAACGCGACGAGCGGCCGGGCTTCATGGGCCTGGGCGAGTACGACGAGGGTCGCGAAGAGGACATCAAGAAACAGATCGCCCGCATCAACGACGAACTCGAATCCATCGAGGAGACCGAACAACACCGGCGCGAACAGCGCCGGGAGTCGGGCTTCGATCTGGTCGCGC
Above is a window of Haloarcula halophila DNA encoding:
- a CDS encoding ribosome assembly factor SBDS; translated protein: MISLEEAVTARLESHGQRFEVLVDPDAALAIKRDEFEGDLEDVIAAEDIFEDASRGDRPPESSLEEVFDTTDPLEIIPEVIKQGEIQITAEQRREMQEQKHKQLVQRITRNAVNPQMDDAPHPPERIESALEETDFRVDPMEPVESQVDDALDALRPVIPIRFDEITVAVQVPADYAGSAQAQIRQFGDLEREEWQSDGSWVGVLTFPAGLQNDFYDLVNEHTSGQAETQIIKDEDELSTR
- a CDS encoding FUN14 domain-containing protein, with the protein product MVEFNLQQMGLEAGGGALIGGIIGFAAKKIAKLIAILVGLELALFKFLETRGILEVNWSAIGGAAQNATSSAGGATTGTPPSWITSLLSALPVSAGFATGFFVGFKKG
- a CDS encoding zf-TFIIB domain-containing protein — translated: MTTGDDLHCLSCGATLDQRREHGVTVDYCPDCGGVWLDPGELEQLTDHSSHHHKDRDIDIEMEAEEEEEEEEGGILGTIAGALGGEEDEFEEDGFEEEGFEEEFGGEEEFGGEEEF